The Spirulina subsalsa PCC 9445 region AGCCAAATTCCCCGATCCTAGAACAGATAAGCCCTTGAACCCTCTCACCCTGTTTGCAAAAATTAATAAGATTTCTCAGAATAGCGTCCCCTCCTCGCTTATCATGTAGATTAATCTTTGTAAAAAAACGATAAAATCACGGAGGTTCACACCTTGGCTATTCCTCTACTAGAATATGCACCTAACAGCCAGAACAGTCGCGTTGCAGGGTATGAAGTGGGAGGCGATGAGTCTCCCAAGCGCTTTATGTCTGGGATGGTTCTCTCTTCCGAAGATGCAACTAATATTATTGAAGCGGCTTATCGTCAGATTTTCTTCCATGCCTTCAAATCCGATCGTGAACCGATCCTAGAATCCCAACTCCGCTATGGTCAAATCACCGTGCGGGACTTCATTCGCGGTTTATTGCTCTCCAATACCTTCAAACGCAGTTTCTATGATCTCAATAGCAACTATCGTTTTGTAGAACAGTGTGTGCAACGGGTACTCGGTCGCGAAGTTTACAGCGAACGGGAAAAAATCGCTTGGTCCATTGTTGTGGCGACCAAAGGGATTGAAGGGTTTGTGGATGAGTTACTCAACAGTGCTGAGTATCTGGAAAACTTCGGTTATGATAGCGTTCCCTACCAACGTCGTCGCGTTCTTGATGGACATGATACGGGTGAAACTCCCTTTAACATCAAGTCTCCCCGTTACGATGGCTACTATCGTAGCATCTTGGGCTTCCCCCAAATCGTTTGGCAAAATGCGGTTCGTCGCTTTACTCCCCAAGACCAAAAACCCCAAGCTGGCAGTCCCGCCAATTTCTTGGGTATGGCACGGGGTTTAAGCAATGCGAAAGGGAATACAACCCCCCGCGTTGCTTTAAGTGGCAATTACTTAGATTTAGTTCCTCGTCGTTAAGCCCAATGATCTCTTTAGAGATTTAGTTCTGGTCAACAACTAGGCAGTCAGAGATTGAGAGAAGCGTTAAGTTCATCCTGAACGGTTTTTTCAATTTGTGACTGCCTTTTTGGGGAACGGGGAATTTGGCTTAAATTTCAACAAGTGGGAGATATTTACTCCTACGAACGACGATAAAAACCCCTCTTAAGGGAGATGGTTATGGGTTGGCAGGCGGGGGATTGGTTACACCGGGGAGAATATCGGGTAGTGCGATCGCTCAATGAGGGGCGCGTCGGGGTTAGCTATGACTAACAAAAAGTGGCAACAACAGTGGAGTTTTGATTTTACCGATGATGGGGCTTTAGAGGCAGAAATTGCGGAGGCTGAAGCGAGGGCGATCGCTCTCGTTGAGGCTGGCCCCTGTGCTGAAGCTGTCCGGTATAATGCAGAACGTCAGTTAATTGAAATTCAGCTTAAAAACGGGGCAATTTTTGCCTTTCCTCCCCATTTAGCCCAA contains the following coding sequences:
- a CDS encoding phycobilisome rod-core linker polypeptide; translated protein: MAIPLLEYAPNSQNSRVAGYEVGGDESPKRFMSGMVLSSEDATNIIEAAYRQIFFHAFKSDREPILESQLRYGQITVRDFIRGLLLSNTFKRSFYDLNSNYRFVEQCVQRVLGREVYSEREKIAWSIVVATKGIEGFVDELLNSAEYLENFGYDSVPYQRRRVLDGHDTGETPFNIKSPRYDGYYRSILGFPQIVWQNAVRRFTPQDQKPQAGSPANFLGMARGLSNAKGNTTPRVALSGNYLDLVPRR